DNA from Intestinimonas massiliensis (ex Afouda et al. 2020):
CGTCAGGCCGTTGTAGAGCCAGGCGGCGGGGAGGGCGGCGGTAAAGCCGGTCTGGGCAAAGGCGATGGTGAAGCCCACCAGCACCGTGTTGCACACCACGGGGGGCAGGGGGGCCAGCCAGCGGCGCTTCACCCGGCTGGTCCACACGGCGGCGATAAGGGTGGCCAGGGAGCCCACCACGATGTCCAGCGGTCCATAAGGGCTGAGCAGATTGGCCGCCAGGCAGCCCACGAAGAGCCCCGGCGCCGTGGCCGGGAACAGAAAGGGCAGCACGCACAGCGCCTCGGAAAAGCGGAGCTGGATGGGTCCATAGGTCAGGCCGAAGACGTTGCCGAAATAGCTCATTACGGCGTAGAGGGCGGCCACCATGGCCGCCAGGGTCAGATCCTTGGTCGTAAACTTGCGCATGACAAAATAACCTCCATTTTTTGTTTAGAGTACGCGCGCCAACGCACAGCGGCACAGGTTCCTTTCCCCGGGAGCAGGACGCTCAGGCTCCCGGACGGCTCACTCTGTGCCGGTTGGACTGGTTGGGGAAACCGGTCGGAGGTATTGTATCATCTTTTTTCTGAAAAGTAAAGCCGGCGGCCTTGCCGCCTTTCCTCAACATCAATCTTGACAAATTGCGGTCAAACGATTAGTATGTTAGGAACCTAACATTGTGGAGGTGATTCCCATTGACCGACAAAATTCCATCAGCTTTACCATCCGTGGACTATCCAATCTGCTGCGGCGTAAGATGATGGAGGTGGCCCCACCCCCGGAGGACCGGCACGGGACCACGGAGACGGAGGGGCAGATCATGGGCTTTCTCTGCGACCATCCGGATCGGGCGCTGTACCAGCGGGATGTGGAGGAGGCCTTCTGCATCCGCCGCTCCACGGCCTGCCGGTTTCTCCAGAACCTGGAGCGGGACGGGATGCTAGCGCGGCAGAGCGTGCCCCAGGACGCCCGGCTGAAGAAGCTGGTCCCCACCGCCAAGGCGCTGGCGCTCCATGCGGAGATTGAGTCTAAGACCCGGATGATTGAGGACCTGATGACCCGTGACCTGACCCAGGAGGAGATCGCCCAGTTTCTCGCCATCGCCTGGAAAATACAACGGAACCTCCGCCAGTGAGCCGCCGGGATGGTCTACACCCGGCTCACCGGCGACGTGCGGTTCTTCGACGTGGACTTCGAGTACGAGGAGGGCAAGCCCATCCTCCACGACGTCATCTTCTACGCCAAGCCCGGGCAGAAGCTGGCCTTCGTGGGGGCCACCGGCGCGGGCAAGACCACCATCACCAACCTCATCAACCGCTTTTACGACATTGCCGACGGCAGGATCCGCTACGACGGCATCAACAGGGCCGCCGGACAGATTGTCCGGCGGCCCTTCTGCATATGCTTCCTCAGTCAGTCCGCGGGTACCAGTTCCACGGTGTAGCCCAGCTCGCGCAGGCCGGAGACGATACCGCCCGGGTCCACCATGTGGCCCGCGCCCACGGCCAGGAAGAAGGTATTCTCCCCCTCGGTCTCCAGGTACTCCGCCGCCGCGGCGATCATGCCGGGGTCCCGCTCGGTAAACAGCTTGGAATTGAGCTCGTCGTCGCTGTTGAGGATGGCCTCCTTGCCGTAGACCTCCGCCAGGGCGTTGGGGTCCCGGTCCTTCCAGGCGTCAAACATGGCGGCAATCTGCTCCTGCTGGGCCTGGGCCAGCGCCTGGGCCTCCTCGCTGGCCGTCTCGCCGTTGAGCATCCCCTCGTACCCGGCCAGGCTGGCGTCCAGATAGGCCTCCTGGTACTCGGCGGACAGGCTGTCGAAGATGCCGCCCTGGAAGGCGTAGGTCTCCACCGAGTCGATGGTCTTGCCCGCGTTCACCGCGTAGGCGTTGATATACATATCAATGGCCATGGCGTTGGTGCCGGTGGTGTCGTCCTGGAGGCTCAGGACGCCGAAGGTGGAGGCCAGGGCCCAGGGCTTATATGCGTCAAAGCCGTTGGGCTCCATGCCCAGGCTCTCCGCCGCCGCCTGCACCCGCGCGTACAGCTCCGGGCTGATGTGGTCGGCCAGGGTGGTGCCGTCGGAGTATACCTGGAGCTGGGCCAGCAGGGCCATGCCCTCCTGGTCGTTGAGATCCAGCTCGAAGCTCACCACCTGGGAGGCGTCCAGGGCGTCCCGCACCGACTTGTGCAGGGGATAGACGTTGCTGCGGTCCATATGGATGGTGCCCAGCAGATAGAGGGTGTTGTCTCCGTTGACGGCCTTCCACAGCAGGCCCTTGGAGCCGGCGCCGTTGGCGTCATAGAGGGCGAGGATCAGCCGGTCGGCCATGACCATGGCCTCCTGATAGGTACAGGTGCGCTCCAGGGCCAGATCGGCTCCGGTGCCCTTCACTACACCCAGGCCGGATAGAAAGGGGACGGGGCCCTCCTCCACACCGGAAAACGCATAGGCCGCCGCCTCTTGGTACAGGGCGTTGAGCACCCCACCCCGAGTGGTGTCGATCACCACAGGCGTCCCGCTCTCCCCGGCCGCCCGGGCGGGCAGACCCAGCAGCGCCAGCTTGTCCGCCACAATGCCGGTCATATGCTCCAACTGTTCGTCCGTCACCGGGTCGAGCAGGTAGGTGGAATAGAAATCATCCAGCAGGCCCATGGCGTAGCTGTCCGCTACGGTATCGTAGGCCCAGGGGGAGATCTCCTGTATGCGGGTCTCTTCTCCCTCCGCCGCCAGAGCGGCCGGAGAGGCCAGCAGGCCCAGCACCAGCGTCAGGGCCAAAAGTCGTTTTTTCATACGGTTCCCTCCTTTTCTGTAAAACCATTGTATAAGCAGGCGGACGGTTTATCAACGGGTTGGTCCGATTTTTAAGGAAACCTTCACTTTTACCGAGAGCAGACCGCCCGCCGGGTTCCCCCGGCGGGCGGTCCAACCTCTCTCATCTCTCTTGCAGGCTTGATTACTCCTCGCCCGCCATGGCCTTGGCCTCGGCAATGGCCTTCTCCTGAGCCGCGGGGGGCGCCTCCTCGTAGCGCACGAAATGGAACACAAAGGAGCCCCGGCCCTGGGTCATGGAGCGCAGGTCGATGGCATAGCGGGTCATCTCGGCCATAGGCACCTCGGCCTCCACGATCTGGTTGCCCTCATGGTCGGGATTCATACCCATAACCCGACCCCGGCGCTTGTTCAGGTCACCGATGATGTCGCCCATATAGTTGTCGGGAATGGTGACCTTCAACTCGCCGATGGGCTCCAGCAGGACGGGGGATGCCTGAGGCATACCGGTCTTGTAGGCGATCTGCACGGCGGTCTTGAAGGCCATTTCGGAGGAGTCCACCGGGTGATAGGAGCCGTCGAACAGGGTGGCCTTCAGGTTGACCACCGGGTAGCCCGCCAGCACACCCTTGGTAACGGCCTCGCGCAGGCCCTTCTCCACGGCGGGGAAATAGTTCTTGGGCACGGAGCCGCCCACGACCTCCTCGCAGAACTCCAGCTCCTCCTGCTCGCCGGGCTCGAAGCGCATCCACACGTCGCCGAACTGGCCGTGGCCGCCGGTCTGCTTCTTGTGGCGGCCCTGGACCTCCACCTTTTTGCGGATCTTCTCGCGGTAGGGCACCCGGGGCTCGGTGAGCTCGGCGTCCACGCCGAAGCGGCTCTTGAGCCGGGAGAGGATAACGTCCATCTGCATGTCGCCGGTGCCGGAAACCACCATCTGGTGGGTCTCGGCGTTGTTGACCCAGTTGAAGGTCTGGTCCTCTTCGTTGAGGCGGGTCAGGCCGCTGGCGATCTTATCCTCCTGGCCCTTGGTCTTGGGCAGGATGGCCACGGAATAGCAGGGCTCGGGGAAGCGGATCCCCTCCAGCTTGACCACGTTACGGGCGTCGCAGAGGGTGTCGCCGGTCCTGACCTTGTCCATCTTGCCGATGGCGCCGATGTCGCCGCAGGAGAGCTTCTTGACCTCCTCGGTCTTTTTGCCCTTGACGAGATAGAGACGCCCCAGCTTTTCCGGATTGCCGGTGCGGGCGTTGACCATGGGCATGTCGGCTTCGATGGTGCCGGAGACCACCTTGACGTAGGAGTACTTTCCGTATTGGTCGGAGACGGTCTTCCATACGAAGGCGGCGGGCACGGCGCCGGGGGAGACGGCGAACTCCACCATCTCACCGTGGTCGTCCTCGCCCATCTCGGCGGGGCCCTCCAGGGGATTGGGGAGCAGGTTGACGATGTTGTCCAGCAGCATTTGGGTGCCCAGGCCGGAGAGCGCGGAGCCGCAGACCACGGGGAAGATGGACAGCTCCTTGACGCCGGTGTGCAGACCCTGGATCATCTCGGCGTAGGTGAACTCCTCGCCGTTGAAGTAGCGCTCCATGAGCTCCTCGCTGGTCTCGGCCACCGACTCCACCAGGGCGGTATAGAGCTCCTCCACCACGTCCTTCTTGTTGTCGGGGATGGGGATCTCATGGCGCTTGCCGCCCTCGATGTCGTAGGCCCGCTTGTTGAGCACGTCGATGATGCCGATCACCTTCTTGTTCTCGTCCCAGATGGGGGCGACCACGGGAGCCACGTTCTTGCCGAAGCGGTCCCGCAGGGTCTCGAAGGCGGAGTTGTAGTCGGAGTTCTCCTCGTCGGTCTTGGAGATATAGAGGATGCGGGGCAGCTTGCGGGCCTCGCAGTATTTCCACGCCTTTTCGGCGCCCACGCTCATGCCGCCCTTGGCGGAGCAGACGATGACGGCGGAGTCGGCCACCCGCAGGGCCTCCATGACCTCGCCGGAGAAGTCAAAATAGCCCGGTGTGTCCAGGATATTGATCTTGCAGCCCTTGTACTCAATGGGGGCCACCGCAGTGGACAGCGAAATCTGACGGCGAATCTCCTCGGGATCGAAATCACAGACGGTATTTCCGTCGGGCACCTTGCCCAAGCGGTCAGTCCCGCCGGTGGAATACAGCATACTCTCGGCCAGGGAAGTCTTTCCGTTTCCGCCGTGGCCCAACAGACAGACGTTACGGATGTTTTGCGCGGAATAGCTCATAGTGGTTTCCTCTCCTTACTTTTGGAAGATCGAGCGCCGCCTCTTGGAATGCGTCACTGTCTTAGTCATTATATATCAAGAATCGCCGGTTGACAACTGAAAATTTATAAATTTCCGCCACGCCGGCAAAAAACAAAAGCCCCCGGACGGCCTATGGCCGTCCGGGGGCTTTTTCCCGCTCATTCGACGGGGAGATAGCCGAGAACTTTGCCTGTCCCGCTGTCACAGACCACCCGCACGCAGTCATGGCCCGCGGGGTCGCCCAGGGTCACCACCCATTCGGACCCGTCCGGCCCGCCTGAGGTCCTGTCCTCCCAGATCACGTCCGCCAGCTCCGCCTCGTCGATGGCGTCCACTGCCGCCTGTTCCGTGTCCACCGCGTTCTTCCGCTCCAGGTCAGAAGCCGCCAGCCAAGTCCGGCTGTTGTCCACCGCCGCCTGCTCCAGGCCGTCCGCGCCGGAGCCCGCCGTCTGGCTGTACTGGACGGGCAGGTCGCCTCCCGCCGCTCCGACGCCGTTCTTCTCCAGGCCCGGCGCCTCGGCCGGCTCGGGAGCGGGGGCGGCGCTGACCGCCGCGCTCTCCGTCCCGGCCCGATCCATGGCGCCCTCCATGATGGTAAAGGGCTGCCGCTCGGCCTGTCTC
Protein-coding regions in this window:
- a CDS encoding MarR family winged helix-turn-helix transcriptional regulator; translated protein: MEVIPIDRQNSISFTIRGLSNLLRRKMMEVAPPPEDRHGTTETEGQIMGFLCDHPDRALYQRDVEEAFCIRRSTACRFLQNLERDGMLARQSVPQDARLKKLVPTAKALALHAEIESKTRMIEDLMTRDLTQEEIAQFLAIAWKIQRNLRQ
- the fusA gene encoding elongation factor G, whose translation is MSYSAQNIRNVCLLGHGGNGKTSLAESMLYSTGGTDRLGKVPDGNTVCDFDPEEIRRQISLSTAVAPIEYKGCKINILDTPGYFDFSGEVMEALRVADSAVIVCSAKGGMSVGAEKAWKYCEARKLPRILYISKTDEENSDYNSAFETLRDRFGKNVAPVVAPIWDENKKVIGIIDVLNKRAYDIEGGKRHEIPIPDNKKDVVEELYTALVESVAETSEELMERYFNGEEFTYAEMIQGLHTGVKELSIFPVVCGSALSGLGTQMLLDNIVNLLPNPLEGPAEMGEDDHGEMVEFAVSPGAVPAAFVWKTVSDQYGKYSYVKVVSGTIEADMPMVNARTGNPEKLGRLYLVKGKKTEEVKKLSCGDIGAIGKMDKVRTGDTLCDARNVVKLEGIRFPEPCYSVAILPKTKGQEDKIASGLTRLNEEDQTFNWVNNAETHQMVVSGTGDMQMDVILSRLKSRFGVDAELTEPRVPYREKIRKKVEVQGRHKKQTGGHGQFGDVWMRFEPGEQEELEFCEEVVGGSVPKNYFPAVEKGLREAVTKGVLAGYPVVNLKATLFDGSYHPVDSSEMAFKTAVQIAYKTGMPQASPVLLEPIGELKVTIPDNYMGDIIGDLNKRRGRVMGMNPDHEGNQIVEAEVPMAEMTRYAIDLRSMTQGRGSFVFHFVRYEEAPPAAQEKAIAEAKAMAGEE
- a CDS encoding TraB/GumN family protein encodes the protein MKKRLLALTLVLGLLASPAALAAEGEETRIQEISPWAYDTVADSYAMGLLDDFYSTYLLDPVTDEQLEHMTGIVADKLALLGLPARAAGESGTPVVIDTTRGGVLNALYQEAAAYAFSGVEEGPVPFLSGLGVVKGTGADLALERTCTYQEAMVMADRLILALYDANGAGSKGLLWKAVNGDNTLYLLGTIHMDRSNVYPLHKSVRDALDASQVVSFELDLNDQEGMALLAQLQVYSDGTTLADHISPELYARVQAAAESLGMEPNGFDAYKPWALASTFGVLSLQDDTTGTNAMAIDMYINAYAVNAGKTIDSVETYAFQGGIFDSLSAEYQEAYLDASLAGYEGMLNGETASEEAQALAQAQQEQIAAMFDAWKDRDPNALAEVYGKEAILNSDDELNSKLFTERDPGMIAAAAEYLETEGENTFFLAVGAGHMVDPGGIVSGLRELGYTVELVPAD
- a CDS encoding anti-sigma factor family protein; the encoded protein is MCDCDQALEWISAALDGALTPEEQRRLDAHLAACAECRALAKELRQLQREMPGEAEVPAGFHQAVMDRIAAEQVVPFPPKKRENRTWRSWAALAAVFAVVAVGGGMAARLGYFAGGGSGNSTAAAPQAAAGASPSAYADVSEDERQAERQPFTIMEGAMDRAGTESAAVSAAPAPEPAEAPGLEKNGVGAAGGDLPVQYSQTAGSGADGLEQAAVDNSRTWLAASDLERKNAVDTEQAAVDAIDEAELADVIWEDRTSGGPDGSEWVVTLGDPAGHDCVRVVCDSGTGKVLGYLPVE
- a CDS encoding QueT transporter family protein, which gives rise to MRKFTTKDLTLAAMVAALYAVMSYFGNVFGLTYGPIQLRFSEALCVLPFLFPATAPGLFVGCLAANLLSPYGPLDIVVGSLATLIAAVWTSRVKRRWLAPLPPVVCNTVLVGFTIAFAQTGFTAALPAAWLYNGLTVGVGELGACYVLGMLLLKLLPRVDYFKPMIAPKETA